In one window of Mobiluncus massiliensis DNA:
- a CDS encoding type II toxin-antitoxin system RelB/DinJ family antitoxin, with translation MAKTANISLRIEPEIKHEADKLFSSFGISVTDAINIFLRTSIMEGGFPFAIKQPRYNAETEAAITEARDIISGKVQTNSYNSATELFKSLDTDG, from the coding sequence ATGGCCAAAACCGCAAATATTAGTCTTCGTATAGAACCAGAAATAAAACACGAAGCGGATAAACTGTTCAGCAGCTTTGGTATCTCTGTCACCGATGCCATTAATATTTTCCTGCGCACCTCCATTATGGAGGGCGGGTTTCCGTTCGCTATCAAACAACCCCGGTATAACGCTGAAACTGAAGCAGCTATAACTGAAGCACGAGACATTATATCTGGCAAAGTTCAGACAAATTCCTATAACTCTGCAACAGAACTCTTCAAATCCTTAGATACAGACGGCTAA
- the acnA gene encoding aconitate hydratase AcnA, with translation MASLNSLNARKTLQVGGKSYEIFSLDAVEGLKKLPYALRILGENLLRNEDGANITADQIKALAAWNPDAQPNTEIQFTPARVVMQDFTGVPCVVDLATMREAVKDLGGDPEKINPLAPAEMVIDHSVQIDYFGRPDALKLNTDKEYERNSERYKFLRWGQGAFNNFRVVPPGTGIIHQVNIEYLARSVFTKELPDGTVQAYPDTCVGTDSHTTMVNGLGVLGWGVGGIEAEAAMLGQPVSMLIPRVVGFKLKGSIPASATATDVVLTITQMLREHGVVGKFVEFYGEGVTQVPLANRATIGNMSPEFGSTAAIFPIDQVTVDYLRLTGRDEERCALVEAYAKEQGLWHDPSFEPKYSEYLELDLSTVVPSIAGPKRPQDRIKLSEAKQTFEQTLVTTYAPEAHKVVDLTTADGTKTNLDHGRVVIASITSCTNTSNPSVMMAAGILARNARAKGLKSKPWVKTSVAPGSQVVTDYFDQAGLWGPLDELGFNLVGYGCATCIGNSGPVPSEISKVINDNDLAVTAVLSGNRNFEGRISPDVKMNYLASPPLVVAYALAGTMDFDFETEPLGQDQNGNDVFLRDIWPDPAEVQRTIDETINRDMYTKDYANVFAGDERWQSLPTPAGSRFTWDDDSTYVRKAPFFDGMKMEPEPVRDIHGARVLLKLGDSVTTDHISPAGAFKPETPAGQYLTGNGVQPKDFNSYGSRRGNHEVMMRGTFANIRIKNQLLDGVEGGFTRDFTQEGGPQAYVYDASMNYQAAGIPLVVLGGKEYGTGSSRDWAAKGTRLLGVKAVIAQSFERIHRSNLIGMGILPLQFPEGQSADSLGLDGTETFDISGVTALNEGKTPETVKVCATKTDGSKVEFDAVVRIDTPGEADYYRNDGILRYVLRNLVKA, from the coding sequence ATGGCCAGTTTGAACAGCTTAAATGCTCGCAAGACTTTGCAGGTGGGAGGTAAATCTTACGAGATTTTTTCTCTCGATGCCGTGGAAGGCTTAAAAAAGCTTCCTTACGCGCTGCGCATTTTGGGCGAAAACCTGTTGCGTAACGAAGACGGTGCCAACATCACTGCCGACCAAATTAAGGCTCTGGCGGCGTGGAATCCTGATGCGCAGCCCAACACGGAAATCCAGTTCACCCCGGCTCGCGTGGTGATGCAGGACTTCACCGGCGTGCCCTGCGTGGTTGATTTGGCCACCATGCGCGAGGCCGTGAAGGACCTGGGCGGAGACCCGGAGAAAATTAACCCCTTGGCTCCGGCAGAGATGGTCATCGACCACTCGGTCCAGATTGATTACTTTGGCCGCCCTGACGCGCTAAAACTCAACACGGATAAGGAATACGAACGCAACTCGGAACGTTACAAGTTCCTGCGTTGGGGCCAGGGTGCCTTTAACAACTTCCGCGTGGTGCCGCCGGGGACCGGCATTATCCACCAGGTCAACATTGAGTACCTGGCGCGTTCCGTGTTCACCAAAGAACTGCCCGACGGTACGGTGCAGGCTTACCCCGACACCTGCGTCGGCACCGACTCCCACACCACGATGGTCAACGGTCTGGGCGTGCTGGGCTGGGGCGTCGGCGGTATCGAAGCCGAGGCCGCTATGCTCGGTCAGCCGGTGTCCATGCTGATTCCGCGCGTGGTTGGCTTCAAGCTCAAGGGGTCCATCCCTGCCTCCGCTACCGCTACGGACGTGGTGCTCACCATCACCCAGATGCTGCGCGAGCACGGCGTGGTCGGCAAGTTTGTGGAGTTCTATGGCGAGGGCGTTACGCAGGTGCCGCTGGCTAACCGCGCCACCATCGGCAATATGTCTCCCGAATTCGGTTCTACCGCAGCCATCTTCCCCATAGACCAGGTCACTGTGGACTACCTGCGCTTGACCGGACGTGATGAGGAGCGCTGCGCTCTGGTGGAGGCTTACGCTAAGGAACAGGGCTTGTGGCACGATCCGAGCTTCGAACCCAAGTACTCGGAGTACCTGGAACTCGACCTGTCTACTGTGGTGCCTTCCATTGCCGGTCCGAAGCGTCCGCAAGACCGCATTAAGTTGAGCGAAGCCAAGCAGACCTTCGAGCAGACCCTGGTGACCACCTACGCTCCTGAAGCGCACAAGGTCGTGGATTTGACCACCGCTGACGGCACCAAGACCAACCTGGATCATGGCCGCGTGGTCATTGCTTCCATCACGTCTTGCACGAACACTTCCAACCCCTCGGTGATGATGGCTGCCGGTATTCTGGCTCGCAACGCCCGCGCTAAGGGACTGAAGTCGAAGCCGTGGGTAAAGACGTCGGTGGCTCCCGGTTCCCAAGTCGTCACGGACTACTTTGACCAGGCCGGTCTGTGGGGTCCCCTCGATGAGCTGGGCTTTAACTTGGTGGGTTACGGCTGCGCGACCTGCATCGGTAACTCCGGTCCGGTTCCGTCTGAAATCTCCAAGGTTATTAACGACAACGACCTGGCCGTTACAGCGGTGCTGTCGGGTAACCGTAACTTCGAGGGGCGTATCAGCCCCGACGTTAAGATGAACTACCTGGCTTCTCCGCCGCTGGTTGTGGCCTACGCCCTGGCCGGTACTATGGACTTCGATTTTGAGACGGAGCCCCTGGGGCAGGATCAAAACGGCAACGATGTGTTCCTTCGTGACATCTGGCCCGACCCTGCCGAGGTGCAACGGACTATCGACGAAACCATTAACCGCGACATGTACACGAAAGATTACGCAAACGTGTTTGCCGGTGATGAGCGTTGGCAGTCCCTGCCGACTCCGGCAGGCAGCCGCTTCACCTGGGACGATGACTCGACCTATGTGCGCAAGGCACCGTTCTTTGACGGAATGAAGATGGAGCCCGAACCGGTGCGGGACATCCATGGAGCCAGGGTTTTGCTGAAACTGGGCGATTCCGTCACGACCGACCACATCTCTCCGGCCGGCGCTTTCAAGCCCGAAACTCCCGCTGGCCAGTACCTGACCGGCAACGGGGTGCAGCCTAAGGACTTCAACAGCTACGGTTCGCGCCGTGGCAACCACGAAGTCATGATGCGCGGCACTTTTGCCAACATCCGCATTAAGAACCAGCTGCTGGACGGGGTTGAGGGCGGTTTCACCCGCGACTTTACCCAGGAAGGCGGCCCTCAGGCCTACGTCTATGACGCCTCCATGAACTACCAGGCCGCCGGGATTCCGCTGGTCGTGCTGGGCGGCAAGGAGTACGGTACGGGTTCGAGTCGTGACTGGGCTGCAAAAGGCACCCGACTGCTGGGTGTGAAAGCCGTTATCGCGCAGTCCTTCGAACGTATTCACCGTTCCAATCTGATTGGGATGGGTATCCTGCCGCTGCAGTTCCCGGAGGGACAGTCCGCGGACTCGCTGGGTCTGGACGGGACGGAAACCTTTGACATCAGCGGTGTAACCGCTTTGAACGAAGGTAAGACTCCTGAGACGGTGAAAGTCTGCGCCACTAAGACGGACGGCTCCAAGGTCGAGTTTGATGCGGTGGTGCGTATCGACACCCCCGGAGAAGCCGACTACTACCGCAACGATGGCATTTTGCGTTACGTGCTGCGTAACCTAGTGAAAGCCTAA
- a CDS encoding type II toxin-antitoxin system YafQ family toxin, translating to MLELKTTAQFRKDYKRIKKRGYNLSLLQDVLETLCAEKPLDANYKDHALLGAYKGFRECHIQPDWLLIYTTDKDKLILVAARTGSHADLF from the coding sequence ATGCTAGAACTTAAGACAACAGCACAATTTCGTAAAGATTACAAACGCATCAAAAAACGCGGTTACAATCTTTCTTTGCTCCAAGATGTGCTTGAGACACTCTGCGCAGAAAAGCCACTTGATGCAAACTACAAAGATCATGCACTGCTGGGTGCTTACAAAGGCTTCCGAGAATGCCATATTCAACCTGATTGGCTTTTGATTTACACGACTGATAAAGACAAACTTATATTAGTTGCTGCCCGCACAGGTAGTCACGCAGACTTGTTTTAA
- a CDS encoding DUF3000 domain-containing protein, which yields MSEASSTAQTQVPPAWELALLSLRQASVPPRVSIHEVPAPMKIAPYAVAISAETALHVEAEAPATGRFVCLYDPQTQEGWGGEFRVIALVATDTELALGEDPLAGEVAWSWLRECLASRDADYGHLVGTATTTINRSFEGFALRATSATLEIRASWTPGSPDLSAHFLAWLDTMLQATGLSPEENVTQLRH from the coding sequence GTGAGCGAGGCGAGTTCAACGGCACAGACGCAGGTACCCCCAGCGTGGGAACTCGCTCTTTTGTCGCTGCGTCAAGCCTCGGTACCGCCCCGTGTTTCCATTCACGAGGTGCCTGCCCCGATGAAAATTGCCCCTTATGCAGTGGCGATTAGCGCGGAGACGGCGCTGCACGTGGAGGCGGAGGCCCCCGCTACCGGCCGGTTTGTGTGTCTCTACGATCCGCAGACCCAAGAAGGTTGGGGCGGCGAGTTTCGGGTTATTGCTCTGGTGGCGACCGATACGGAGTTAGCTTTGGGTGAAGATCCGCTAGCCGGGGAAGTGGCCTGGTCTTGGCTTCGCGAGTGTTTAGCGAGCCGAGACGCTGATTACGGACATTTGGTGGGTACCGCCACCACAACCATCAACCGTTCTTTTGAGGGCTTCGCACTGCGCGCCACTTCCGCAACCCTTGAGATTCGCGCTTCTTGGACCCCTGGCAGTCCCGATTTGAGCGCTCATTTCTTGGCATGGCTGGACACGATGCTGCAGGCAACCGGCCTCTCCCCCGAGGAAAACGTCACTCAGCTGCGTCATTAG
- a CDS encoding GNAT family N-acetyltransferase gives MEFIETPRMLLRKPELSDLEPLFQIHADPATNLYNPAGPVCDREAFQQELKTWIEHHEKYGFGYYVIIDKSDSGFVGVCGLKHVSIKEQLYLNLYYRITPEKMRRGYVKEAARAIIDAVLQTDGADSTGEAEYPSPQSRIVVALTLNTNLPSIRTAMSLGLKHYPRLDDYEGDGNVYYFNSEYFEQKRN, from the coding sequence ATGGAGTTTATCGAAACACCACGCATGCTACTGCGGAAACCTGAACTCTCTGATTTAGAGCCTCTATTTCAAATCCATGCGGATCCAGCTACCAATCTCTATAACCCAGCAGGCCCAGTGTGTGACCGTGAGGCTTTTCAGCAAGAATTGAAGACGTGGATTGAACACCACGAGAAGTACGGTTTTGGATATTATGTCATTATCGATAAAAGCGATAGTGGTTTCGTGGGTGTTTGTGGGCTTAAACACGTCTCTATTAAAGAGCAGCTCTATTTGAATCTCTATTACCGGATTACTCCAGAAAAAATGCGCCGCGGATATGTTAAGGAAGCCGCCCGAGCGATTATTGATGCTGTGCTTCAAACTGATGGGGCTGATAGTACGGGTGAGGCGGAATATCCCTCGCCGCAATCTCGGATAGTTGTTGCCTTGACCTTGAATACAAATCTACCTTCCATTCGTACCGCTATGTCGCTTGGTCTGAAACATTATCCTAGATTAGATGACTATGAGGGCGATGGGAACGTCTATTATTTTAACTCAGAATATTTTGAACAAAAAAGGAATTAG
- the glgX gene encoding glycogen debranching protein GlgX, whose translation MEIWPGKPYPLGATYDGSGTNFALFSANAEKVELCLVEDDGRETERFSLEEVDAHVWHGYIPNLRPGQHYGYRVHGPYDPTNGQRFNPSKLLLDPYAKAIAGDLDGDMSIFAYPAGNPDGYSEADSAAHTMHSVVINPFFDWGNDRHPRLDYPDLVIYETHVKGMTMLNPAIPEALRGTYAGMGHPNNVSYLKHLGVNAVELMPVHQFVTDPSLEAKGLKNYWGYNTIGYFAPHNGYCSDRRGDRQVEEFKQMVKDLHSAGIEVILDVVYNHTAEGNQMGPTLSFRGLDNEVYYRLVEGDRAHYFDTTGTGNSLLMRSPAVLQLIMDSLRYWITEMHVDGFRFDLASTLARELSSVDKLSAFFDIIHQDPIISQVKLIAEPWDVGEGGYNVGGFPILWSEWNGKYRDTVRDYWRGEPAKLGEFASRFSGSADLYAHTGRLPVASINFVTAHDGFTLLDLVSYNDKHNEANGEGGVDGDNNNKSWNHGEEGPTSDESINELRRRQRFNFLTTLLLSQGVPMISHGDELGRTQGGNNNGYCQDNETTWIHWNEDARDHKMFDFTRALIHLRNEHPVFRRRRFLAGDAARGGESDRGDIEWFSVNGEHMTDEEWTTAYAKALTISLNGASIDEPGKRGERVEDDDFILMFNASEKDLEFTMPQWAHDLQWYRVIDTTAEQPIETDFERADLLGSPDTVTVRSRSIMVLASPLADPSL comes from the coding sequence ATGGAAATTTGGCCAGGAAAACCTTATCCGCTGGGGGCAACTTATGATGGGAGCGGAACAAACTTTGCACTTTTTTCAGCCAACGCTGAAAAAGTGGAACTCTGTTTAGTAGAGGACGACGGACGGGAAACTGAACGTTTCTCTTTGGAAGAAGTCGATGCCCACGTGTGGCACGGCTACATCCCGAACCTCCGTCCCGGGCAACACTACGGATACCGGGTGCACGGTCCTTACGACCCCACCAATGGGCAGCGCTTCAATCCGAGCAAACTGTTGCTGGACCCTTATGCCAAAGCCATCGCCGGCGACTTAGACGGTGACATGTCCATTTTTGCCTATCCGGCCGGGAATCCAGACGGCTATTCCGAGGCAGACTCGGCCGCGCACACAATGCATTCAGTCGTCATCAACCCCTTCTTTGATTGGGGCAATGACCGTCATCCCCGCTTGGACTACCCGGACCTGGTTATTTATGAAACCCACGTCAAGGGAATGACCATGTTGAACCCTGCCATTCCCGAAGCGCTGCGGGGCACTTACGCGGGAATGGGACATCCGAACAACGTTTCCTATCTGAAACACTTGGGCGTCAACGCCGTGGAACTCATGCCGGTGCACCAATTCGTCACCGATCCTTCCCTGGAGGCAAAAGGCCTGAAAAACTATTGGGGTTACAACACTATCGGCTACTTCGCCCCGCATAATGGCTACTGTTCGGATCGCCGCGGCGACCGCCAGGTCGAAGAATTTAAACAGATGGTCAAAGACCTGCATTCAGCCGGTATCGAAGTCATCCTCGATGTTGTGTACAACCACACCGCCGAGGGCAACCAGATGGGACCGACGCTGTCTTTCCGCGGCTTGGACAACGAAGTGTACTACCGCCTGGTGGAGGGCGACCGAGCACACTACTTCGACACGACCGGAACCGGCAATTCCCTACTCATGCGCTCCCCCGCGGTACTGCAGCTGATTATGGATTCGCTGCGCTACTGGATTACCGAGATGCACGTCGATGGTTTCCGGTTTGACCTCGCGTCGACCTTGGCCCGGGAGCTCAGTTCGGTCGACAAACTTTCGGCATTCTTTGACATCATCCACCAAGATCCGATTATTTCCCAGGTCAAGCTCATTGCCGAGCCTTGGGACGTCGGCGAAGGCGGCTACAACGTGGGCGGTTTCCCGATTTTGTGGTCGGAATGGAACGGGAAGTATCGCGACACGGTGCGGGACTACTGGCGTGGCGAGCCCGCAAAACTGGGTGAGTTCGCGTCCCGGTTCAGCGGTTCGGCAGACCTCTATGCCCATACCGGCCGCCTGCCGGTGGCCTCCATCAACTTTGTGACCGCCCACGACGGATTTACCCTGCTTGACCTGGTCTCCTATAACGATAAACACAATGAAGCCAATGGTGAAGGCGGAGTTGACGGAGACAATAACAACAAATCTTGGAATCACGGGGAGGAAGGTCCGACCAGCGACGAGTCCATTAATGAGCTACGCCGCCGCCAACGTTTCAACTTCCTCACCACCCTGTTGCTGTCCCAAGGGGTCCCCATGATTTCTCACGGAGACGAGTTGGGGCGCACCCAGGGCGGTAACAACAACGGATATTGCCAAGACAACGAAACCACCTGGATTCATTGGAACGAAGACGCGCGTGACCATAAGATGTTCGACTTTACCCGAGCTCTGATTCACCTGCGCAACGAACACCCGGTGTTTCGCCGGCGCCGGTTCCTGGCTGGGGACGCGGCCCGCGGCGGAGAATCGGATCGTGGCGACATCGAATGGTTTAGCGTCAACGGCGAACATATGACCGATGAAGAATGGACCACCGCTTACGCTAAAGCCCTAACCATTTCCCTAAACGGGGCTTCTATTGACGAGCCGGGCAAACGCGGTGAGCGCGTGGAAGATGATGATTTTATCCTCATGTTCAACGCCTCCGAAAAGGACTTGGAGTTCACTATGCCACAGTGGGCTCATGATTTGCAGTGGTATCGGGTCATCGACACGACCGCGGAACAGCCGATTGAGACGGATTTCGAGCGGGCCGACCTTTTAGGTTCCCCCGATACCGTTACGGTGCGTTCGCGTTCCATTATGGTTTTGGCCTCCCCCTTGGCTGATCCCTCTCTCTAG
- a CDS encoding HRDC domain-containing protein, with protein MSSTTSKPQSPRLVTRTREPLAPIVDTPAALQHVCELVAAATGPVALDTERAGSFRYSQGAYLVQLRREGVGTVLIDPVAFPDLKPLNRAIGKAEWILHDATQDLPCLSELGMRPQLLFDTELAAKLLNFEGFGLAAVMEQVLDITLAKEHSAADWSTRPLPSDWQTYAALDVDYLIDLRNQLWLRLQDEDKDDWAEQEFDFLLDFQPPAPKPDPWRHVPGSGKVHAPRNLAALRELWYSRDKLAQDEDLAPTKVLTNAAMIALAAGLPKGKRYMGALEDFRHDRVGRKRADRWFAALRRSYQLSTKELPPRRAPRIPGEVPDSRTFTHNHPLEADRWRRLRETVAGVAAQLDVNYEVMLEPKTIRRLAWVLPDDAPESQVLEVLQASQARPWQIENTLDSLVQALKSEN; from the coding sequence ATGTCGAGCACCACCTCAAAACCGCAATCCCCCCGGCTGGTCACCCGTACCCGCGAGCCTTTGGCTCCGATTGTGGACACCCCCGCAGCCCTGCAACATGTCTGTGAACTTGTCGCTGCCGCCACGGGACCGGTGGCGCTCGATACCGAACGTGCCGGATCGTTTCGCTACTCACAAGGCGCCTACCTGGTGCAATTGCGTCGCGAAGGAGTGGGCACTGTCCTCATCGACCCGGTAGCCTTTCCCGATTTGAAGCCCTTGAACCGGGCTATTGGCAAGGCGGAGTGGATTTTGCACGATGCGACCCAAGACCTGCCCTGTCTGTCGGAATTGGGGATGCGCCCGCAGCTGCTGTTTGACACGGAACTGGCGGCAAAACTGTTGAACTTTGAGGGGTTTGGCCTGGCCGCGGTGATGGAACAGGTGCTGGACATCACCCTAGCGAAGGAACATTCTGCGGCGGATTGGTCCACCCGTCCCCTGCCCTCCGACTGGCAAACCTACGCTGCCCTAGACGTGGATTACCTCATTGACCTGCGCAATCAGCTGTGGCTAAGGCTGCAAGACGAGGATAAAGACGACTGGGCGGAGCAAGAATTCGACTTTCTGTTGGATTTTCAGCCCCCTGCGCCCAAGCCCGATCCGTGGCGTCACGTCCCCGGTTCTGGAAAAGTTCATGCCCCGCGCAATCTCGCTGCCCTGCGGGAACTGTGGTATTCCCGCGATAAACTGGCTCAGGACGAGGATTTAGCCCCTACCAAAGTGCTGACGAACGCGGCGATGATTGCCTTGGCGGCGGGGCTGCCGAAGGGCAAGCGTTACATGGGAGCTTTGGAGGATTTTCGCCACGACCGGGTCGGCCGGAAACGTGCCGACCGCTGGTTTGCGGCTTTACGCAGGTCCTATCAGCTGTCCACCAAGGAGCTCCCCCCGCGGCGTGCCCCGCGCATTCCCGGCGAGGTTCCGGATTCACGCACTTTCACGCACAATCACCCACTGGAGGCCGATCGGTGGCGGCGTTTGCGTGAAACCGTGGCCGGAGTGGCTGCCCAGTTAGATGTCAACTACGAGGTCATGCTGGAACCGAAAACTATCCGCCGGCTGGCTTGGGTGCTGCCTGACGACGCTCCGGAGTCCCAGGTCCTGGAAGTGCTGCAGGCCAGTCAGGCGCGGCCTTGGCAGATTGAAAATACTTTGGATTCGCTGGTTCAGGCCCTTAAATCCGAGAATTAA
- the dxs gene encoding 1-deoxy-D-xylulose-5-phosphate synthase — MGQYLHEEFYDFMSQLEPVSAQNTDLMSLRLLPTISSPRDLRNLNHQELNRLAEEIRQFLVQSVAKTGGHLGPNLGVVELTIALHRVFNVTRDTLVFDTGHQAYVHKLLTGRQDFSRLRQRGGLSGYPSRAESDTDVLENSHASAALSWADGIAKANRLTGKRGWVVAVIGDGAMTGGMAWEALNNIAEENEGRLIIVLNDNGRSYAPTIGGLAHHLDALRVTPQYDRALKWGKQTLKGGGPVGNLVYSGLHAAKAGLRDMVASDEGVLFDELGITYTGPIDGHDIAALEFSFTRAKAAKKPVLIHVITQKGRGYTPAEENVSDHFHAIGRIHPETGLPIEPERFEWTQVFAEEICNLARENEKIVALTAAMLRPVGLCPMQREFPDRVFDVGIAEADALATAAGLAYGGMHPVIALYSTFLNRGYDQLLMDIALHRAGVTIIEDRSGITGSDGASHNGMWDIALAGTVPGLRLAAPRDAATLREELREALEVEDRPTIVRYPKGSLPKPLPAWKRAHGGDVLWESADFVAPSAPTREATASSNRPRNLLIVATGAFAHLGVEVANELQARNNLAVRVVDPRWLIPVPADLVAAVGAYDRVVTLEDGLVEGGFGSQLRNAAAAQDIFTPVLSYGIPRQFLHHATRDEIREELGLTPRALADSINSRI; from the coding sequence ATGGGACAGTATCTTCATGAGGAGTTTTACGATTTTATGTCCCAACTTGAACCCGTAAGCGCGCAAAACACTGACTTGATGTCGCTGCGCCTATTGCCGACGATTTCTTCGCCGCGCGATTTGCGGAATCTAAACCACCAGGAACTCAATCGCCTGGCGGAGGAAATTCGTCAATTCTTGGTGCAATCAGTTGCAAAGACCGGGGGACACCTGGGTCCGAACCTCGGCGTGGTCGAGCTGACCATCGCCCTGCACCGCGTGTTTAATGTCACTCGAGACACCCTCGTTTTTGATACGGGACACCAAGCTTACGTCCACAAGCTCCTGACGGGACGGCAAGATTTTTCCCGGCTGCGTCAACGTGGTGGCCTGTCCGGTTATCCCTCGCGGGCGGAATCCGACACGGACGTACTGGAAAATTCTCACGCCTCAGCGGCGCTGTCCTGGGCGGACGGGATTGCCAAAGCAAACCGCCTGACCGGAAAGCGTGGCTGGGTCGTAGCGGTCATCGGCGATGGGGCGATGACCGGCGGCATGGCTTGGGAGGCTCTGAACAACATAGCGGAAGAAAACGAAGGACGACTAATCATAGTCTTGAACGACAACGGGAGGTCTTACGCTCCAACCATCGGTGGGTTGGCGCATCACTTGGATGCGCTGCGGGTTACCCCCCAATATGACAGGGCGTTGAAGTGGGGCAAACAAACTCTGAAAGGCGGCGGGCCGGTGGGAAATCTGGTGTATTCCGGGCTGCACGCCGCGAAAGCCGGACTGCGCGACATGGTCGCCTCCGATGAGGGAGTCCTGTTTGACGAGTTAGGTATCACCTATACCGGCCCCATTGACGGACACGACATCGCCGCCTTGGAGTTTAGTTTCACCAGGGCGAAGGCTGCGAAGAAGCCCGTATTGATACACGTCATCACCCAAAAGGGCCGCGGCTACACCCCGGCGGAAGAAAACGTTTCCGACCACTTCCACGCAATCGGACGGATTCATCCCGAAACCGGCCTTCCCATCGAGCCGGAACGCTTTGAATGGACTCAGGTTTTTGCCGAGGAAATCTGCAACCTGGCACGTGAGAACGAAAAAATCGTCGCCCTGACCGCCGCGATGCTTCGCCCCGTAGGATTGTGCCCGATGCAACGAGAATTCCCCGACCGGGTTTTCGACGTTGGTATCGCGGAAGCAGATGCCCTGGCCACCGCCGCCGGTTTGGCATACGGCGGAATGCACCCGGTCATCGCCCTGTATTCCACATTCCTAAACCGGGGTTATGACCAGTTGCTGATGGATATCGCGCTACACCGGGCTGGGGTGACGATTATCGAGGATCGTTCCGGTATTACCGGCAGTGACGGCGCCAGCCACAACGGTATGTGGGACATAGCACTGGCTGGGACGGTACCCGGTCTGCGCCTGGCCGCGCCGCGCGATGCCGCGACCTTGCGCGAAGAACTGCGGGAGGCTCTGGAAGTTGAGGACAGACCCACCATCGTGCGCTATCCGAAAGGCTCGCTGCCTAAGCCCTTGCCCGCCTGGAAACGTGCTCACGGGGGCGATGTGCTGTGGGAATCGGCGGACTTCGTGGCACCGTCAGCACCGACCCGCGAGGCAACGGCCAGCTCAAACCGGCCGAGGAACCTATTGATTGTGGCGACCGGAGCGTTTGCCCACCTGGGGGTGGAGGTCGCGAACGAACTCCAGGCCCGCAACAATCTGGCGGTGCGCGTCGTCGATCCGCGGTGGCTCATTCCCGTACCCGCCGACTTGGTGGCGGCGGTAGGAGCCTACGACCGGGTCGTAACCCTGGAGGACGGCCTGGTGGAAGGCGGTTTCGGGTCCCAGCTACGCAACGCGGCAGCAGCGCAGGACATCTTTACTCCGGTGCTGTCTTACGGTATTCCGCGACAATTTCTGCACCACGCCACGCGCGACGAAATCCGGGAAGAACTGGGGCTGACCCCCAGAGCGCTGGCTGATTCCATTAATTCTCGGATTTAA